Proteins from one Escherichia coli genomic window:
- the gspC gene encoding type II secretion system protein GspC: MPTLRFPFHLANHNKDAAINILIIFISMGLIIFNVNYLHTTIVKNGQIINQPTNAFQSEFSLAALWRNENHDGVKDANPVAVNLETPKLSIALNGIVLTSNDETSFVLINEGSEQKRYSLNEALESAPRTFIRKINKTSVVFETHGHYEKVTLHPGLPDIIKQPDSESQNVLANYIIATPIRDGEQIYGLRLNPRKGLNAFTTSLLQPGDIALRINNLSLTHPDEVSQALSLLLTQQSAQFTIRRNGVPRLINVSVGELTGMNGQSDEGTE; this comes from the coding sequence GTGCCCACACTACGCTTCCCCTTCCATCTGGCGAATCATAATAAAGATGCTGCCATCAATATATTGATTATATTTATAAGTATGGGGCTGATTATTTTTAATGTAAATTATTTACATACAACTATAGTTAAAAATGGACAGATCATTAATCAACCAACAAATGCATTTCAGTCTGAGTTCAGCCTTGCCGCTTTATGGCGCAACGAAAATCATGATGGGGTAAAAGATGCTAATCCCGTGGCAGTTAATCTGGAAACACCCAAGCTCTCTATAGCGCTTAATGGAATTGTACTCACATCGAATGATGAGACTTCTTTTGTCTTAATTAATGAGGGGAGCGAACAAAAGCGATACTCCCTCAACGAAGCTCTTGAGTCAGCGCCGAGAACATTTATTAGAAAAATAAATAAAACCAGCGTTGTGTTTGAAACTCACGGGCATTACGAAAAAGTAACTCTCCATCCAGGGCTACCTGACATCATCAAGCAGCCTGATTCGGAAAGTCAAAATGTACTCGCTAATTATATTATCGCCACACCTATACGTGATGGAGAACAGATATACGGTCTTCGATTGAATCCTCGTAAGGGCCTCAATGCATTTACCACCAGCTTGCTGCAACCAGGGGATATCGCCCTCAGGATCAATAATCTTTCGCTGACCCACCCTGATGAGGTTTCACAGGCATTAAGTTTACTGCTAACTCAACAAAGTGCTCAGTTTACAATTCGTCGCAATGGCGTACCCCGCTTGATAAATGTTTCCGTCGGGGAACTTACAGGAATGAATGGACAGAGTGATGAAGGGACTGAATAA
- the rplB gene encoding 50S ribosomal protein L2, whose protein sequence is MAVVKCKPTSPGRRHVVKVVNPELHKGKPFAPLLEKNSKSGGRNNNGRITTRHIGGGHKQAYRIVDFKRNKDGIPAVVERLEYDPNRSANIALVLYKDGERRYILAPKGLKAGDQIQSGVDAAIKPGNTLPMRNIPVGSTVHNVEMKPGKGGQLARSAGTYVQIVARDGAYVTLRLRSGEMRKVEADCRATLGEVGNAEHMLRVLGKAGAARWRGVRPTVRGTAMNPVDHPHGGGEGRNFGKHPVTPWGVQTKGKKTRSNKRTDKFIVRRRSK, encoded by the coding sequence ATGGCAGTTGTTAAATGTAAACCGACATCTCCGGGTCGTCGCCACGTTGTTAAAGTGGTTAACCCTGAGCTGCACAAGGGCAAACCTTTTGCTCCGTTGCTGGAAAAAAACAGCAAATCCGGTGGTCGTAACAACAATGGCCGTATCACCACTCGTCATATCGGTGGTGGCCACAAGCAGGCTTACCGTATTGTTGACTTCAAACGCAACAAAGACGGTATCCCGGCAGTTGTTGAACGTCTTGAGTACGATCCGAACCGTTCCGCGAACATCGCGCTGGTTCTGTACAAAGACGGTGAACGCCGTTACATCCTGGCCCCTAAAGGCCTGAAAGCTGGCGACCAGATTCAGTCTGGCGTTGATGCTGCAATCAAACCAGGTAACACCCTGCCGATGCGCAACATCCCGGTTGGTTCTACTGTTCATAACGTAGAAATGAAACCAGGTAAAGGCGGTCAGCTGGCACGTTCCGCTGGTACTTACGTTCAGATCGTTGCTCGTGATGGTGCTTATGTCACCCTGCGTCTGCGTTCTGGTGAAATGCGTAAAGTAGAAGCAGACTGCCGTGCAACTCTGGGCGAAGTTGGCAATGCTGAGCATATGCTGCGCGTTCTGGGTAAAGCAGGTGCTGCACGCTGGCGTGGTGTTCGTCCGACCGTTCGCGGTACCGCGATGAACCCGGTAGACCACCCACATGGTGGTGGTGAAGGTCGTAACTTTGGTAAGCACCCGGTAACTCCGTGGGGCGTTCAGACCAAAGGTAAGAAGACCCGCAGCAACAAGCGTACTGATAAATTCATCGTACGTCGCCGTAGCAAATAA
- the gspA gene encoding type II secretion system protein GspA, with protein sequence MSTRREVILSWLREKRQTWRLCYLLGEAGSGKTWLAQQLQKDKHRRVITLSLVVSWQGKAAWIVTDDNAAEQGCRDSAWTRDEMTGQLLHALHRTDSRCPLIIIENAHLNHRRILDDLQRAISLIPDGQFLLLGRPDRKVERDFKKQRIELVSTGPLTEHELKASILEGQNIDQPDLLLTARVLKRIALLCRGDRRKLVLAGETIRLLQQAEQTSVFTAKQWRMIYRVLGDNRPRKMQLAVVMSGTIIAITCGWLLLSSFTAPFPVPAWLVPVTPVVKQDMTKDIAHVVMRDSEALSVLYGVWGYEVPADSAWCDQAVRAGLACKSGNASLQTLVDQNLPWIASLKVGDKKLPVVVVRVGDATVDVLVGQQTWTLTHQWFESVWTGDYLLLWKMSPEGESTITRDSSEEEILWLETMLNRALHISTEPSAEWRPLLVEKIKQFQKSHHLKTDGVVGFSTLVHLWQVAGESAYLYRDEANISPETTVKGK encoded by the coding sequence ATGTCTACGAGAAGAGAAGTTATTCTTTCCTGGTTGCGTGAGAAACGTCAGACCTGGCGTCTGTGCTATTTGTTGGGTGAGGCTGGAAGTGGAAAAACCTGGCTGGCGCAGCAACTACAAAAAGATAAACATCGCCGTGTGATTACTTTAAGCCTCGTTGTTTCCTGGCAAGGTAAGGCCGCATGGATCGTTACCGACGATAACGCGGCTGAACAGGGCTGCCGTGACAGCGCCTGGACACGAGATGAGATGACGGGGCAATTACTGCATGCGCTTCATCGAACTGATAGTCGCTGCCCTCTTATTATTATTGAAAATGCTCACCTGAATCACCGCCGCATACTTGATGATCTCCAACGCGCGATATCTCTTATTCCTGACGGTCAATTTTTGCTGCTCGGCAGACCCGATCGAAAAGTCGAACGAGATTTTAAAAAACAGCGCATTGAACTTGTCTCGACAGGACCTCTGACGGAGCACGAACTTAAGGCTAGTATCCTTGAAGGTCAGAATATTGACCAACCCGATCTCCTTTTAACCGCCAGAGTTCTGAAACGGATAGCTTTATTATGTCGGGGCGATCGCAGAAAGCTGGTGCTTGCCGGCGAAACAATTCGCTTATTACAGCAAGCCGAGCAGACCAGCGTTTTCACTGCAAAACAATGGCGAATGATTTACCGCGTATTGGGTGATAACCGCCCCCGGAAAATGCAGCTTGCCGTGGTAATGAGTGGAACAATTATCGCTATTACCTGTGGTTGGCTACTGCTGTCCTCTTTCACAGCTCCGTTCCCCGTTCCTGCGTGGCTGGTACCCGTAACGCCAGTAGTTAAACAAGATATGACTAAGGATATTGCTCATGTAGTGATGCGCGATAGTGAGGCGCTAAGCGTGTTATACGGCGTATGGGGGTACGAGGTCCCAGCTGATTCGGCCTGGTGCGATCAGGCAGTAAGAGCGGGGCTGGCATGTAAAAGTGGGAATGCTTCTTTACAAACATTGGTAGATCAGAATTTGCCTTGGATCGCATCGCTTAAAGTCGGGGACAAAAAATTGCCTGTTGTGGTCGTTCGCGTCGGTGATGCTACCGTTGATGTCCTCGTAGGGCAGCAAACCTGGACGCTGACACATCAATGGTTTGAGTCGGTATGGACGGGTGATTATCTTCTGTTATGGAAAATGTCGCCGGAAGGGGAGAGTACCATTACGCGTGATAGCAGCGAGGAAGAGATTCTCTGGCTGGAAACGATGTTAAACCGCGCATTGCATATTTCGACAGAACCTTCGGCAGAGTGGCGTCCCTTGTTGGTAGAAAAAATAAAGCAATTTCAAAAAAGCCACCACTTGAAAACTGACGGTGTTGTTGGCTTTTCAACGTTAGTACATCTCTGGCAGGTGGCAGGGGAGAGTGCCTACTTATATCGGGATGAAGCAAATATTTCCCCGGAAACAACAGTGAAGGGGAAATGA
- the rplV gene encoding 50S ribosomal protein L22, with product METIAKHRHARSSAQKVRLVADLIRGKKVSQALDILTYTNKKAAVLVKKVLESAIANAEHNDGADIDDLKVTKIFVDEGPSMKRIMPRAKGRADRILKRTSHITVVVSDR from the coding sequence ATGGAAACTATCGCTAAACATCGCCATGCTCGTTCTTCTGCTCAGAAGGTTCGCCTTGTTGCTGACCTGATTCGCGGTAAGAAAGTGTCGCAGGCTCTGGATATTTTGACCTACACCAACAAGAAAGCGGCTGTACTGGTCAAGAAAGTTCTGGAATCTGCCATTGCTAACGCTGAACACAACGATGGCGCTGACATTGACGATCTGAAAGTTACGAAAATTTTCGTAGACGAAGGCCCGAGCATGAAGCGCATTATGCCGCGTGCAAAAGGTCGTGCAGATCGCATCCTGAAGCGCACCAGCCACATCACTGTGGTTGTGTCCGATCGCTGA
- the gspE gene encoding type II secretion system ATPase GspE has translation MRIHSPYPASWALAQRIGYLYSEGEIIYLADTPFERLLDIQRQVGQCQTMTSLSQADFEARLEAVFHQNTGESQQIAQDIDQSVDLLSLSEEMPANEDLLNEDSAAPVIRLINAILSEAIKEMASDIHIETYEKTMSIRFRIDGVLRTILQPNKKLATLLISRIKVMARLDIAEKRIPQDGRISLRIGRRNIDVRVSTLPSIYGERAVLRLLDKNSLQLSLNNLGMTAADKQDLENLIQLPHGIILVTGPTGSGKSTTLYAILSALNTPGRNILTVEDPVEYELEGIGQTQVNTRVDMSFARGLRAILRQDPDVVMVGEIRDTETAQIAVQASLTGHLVLSTLHTNSASGAVTRLRDMGVESFLLSSSMAGIIAQRLVRRLCPQCRQFTPVSPQQAQMFKYHQLAVTAIGTPVGCPHCHQSGYQGRMAIHEMMVVTPELRAAIHENVDEQTLERLVRQQHNALIKNGLQKVISGDTSWDEVMRVASVTLESEA, from the coding sequence ATGAGAATTCATTCACCATACCCCGCCAGTTGGGCGCTGGCACAACGAATTGGTTATCTGTATTCAGAGGGCGAGATTATTTATCTCGCCGATACGCCATTCGAGCGGTTACTTGATATTCAGCGCCAGGTTGGTCAGTGCCAGACCATGACCAGCTTGTCACAAGCGGATTTTGAAGCCCGGCTGGAAGCGGTATTCCATCAGAATACCGGTGAGTCACAACAGATTGCGCAGGATATTGATCAATCCGTCGATCTTCTCTCGCTTTCGGAAGAGATGCCCGCAAATGAAGATCTCCTGAATGAAGATTCAGCGGCACCGGTTATCCGTTTAATCAACGCCATTTTGAGTGAGGCTATTAAAGAAATGGCCTCCGACATCCACATTGAAACCTATGAAAAAACAATGTCGATCCGTTTTCGCATCGATGGCGTATTGCGAACAATTTTACAGCCAAATAAAAAACTGGCAACGTTGCTTATTTCACGAATTAAGGTCATGGCTCGTCTTGATATCGCCGAAAAACGTATTCCACAGGATGGAAGAATCAGTTTGCGTATCGGGCGACGTAACATAGATGTCCGCGTATCCACACTGCCGTCCATCTATGGTGAACGCGCCGTGCTCCGCCTGCTGGATAAAAACAGCCTCCAGCTTTCATTGAACAACCTGGGGATGACGGCAGCGGATAAGCAGGATTTAGAAAATCTCATTCAGCTTCCGCACGGTATTATCCTGGTGACAGGGCCGACAGGCTCCGGTAAAAGCACCACGTTATACGCCATCCTTTCGGCGCTGAATACTCCCGGCCGCAATATTCTGACGGTAGAAGATCCCGTGGAATATGAGCTGGAAGGCATTGGGCAAACGCAGGTGAATACCCGCGTGGATATGTCTTTCGCTCGCGGCCTGCGCGCCATACTTCGCCAGGACCCGGATGTCGTCATGGTGGGGGAAATTCGTGATACAGAAACCGCGCAGATTGCGGTTCAGGCCTCGCTCACCGGTCATCTGGTGCTCTCAACACTCCACACCAACAGTGCATCAGGCGCGGTAACCCGACTCCGCGACATGGGCGTCGAATCATTCCTGCTTTCGTCTTCAATGGCAGGGATTATCGCGCAACGTCTGGTTCGTCGCCTGTGTCCGCAATGCCGACAATTCACGCCCGTATCACCCCAACAAGCGCAGATGTTTAAATATCATCAGCTCGCGGTGACAGCAATTGGCACTCCCGTAGGCTGCCCTCATTGCCATCAATCCGGCTATCAGGGGCGCATGGCAATCCACGAAATGATGGTGGTGACGCCGGAATTGCGGGCCGCTATTCATGAAAATGTGGATGAACAAACACTGGAGCGACTAGTCCGGCAACAACACAACGCCTTAATCAAAAATGGCCTGCAAAAAGTGATAAGCGGTGACACCTCTTGGGATGAGGTTATGCGCGTCGCCAGTGTCACGCTGGAGAGCGAAGCATGA
- the rplW gene encoding 50S ribosomal protein L23 has translation MIREERLLKVLRAPHVSEKASTAMEKSNTIVLKVAKDATKAEIKAAVQKLFEVEVEVVNTLVVKGKVKRHGQRIGRRSDWKKAYVTLKEGQNLDFVGGAE, from the coding sequence ATGATTCGTGAAGAACGTCTGCTGAAGGTGCTGCGTGCACCGCACGTTTCTGAAAAAGCGTCTACTGCGATGGAAAAATCCAACACCATCGTACTCAAAGTTGCTAAAGACGCGACCAAAGCAGAAATCAAAGCTGCTGTGCAGAAACTGTTTGAAGTCGAAGTCGAAGTCGTTAACACCCTGGTAGTTAAAGGGAAAGTTAAACGTCACGGACAGCGTATCGGTCGTCGTAGCGACTGGAAAAAAGCTTACGTCACCCTGAAAGAAGGCCAGAATCTGGACTTCGTTGGCGGCGCTGAGTAA
- the gspD gene encoding type II secretion system secretin GspD, which produces MKGLNKITCCLLAALLMPCAGHAENEQYGANFNNADIRQFVEIVSQHLGKTILIDPSVQGTISVRSNDTFSQQEYYQFFLSILDLYGYSVITLDNGFLKVVRSANVKTSPGMIADSSRPGAGDELVTRIVPLENVPARDLAPLLRQMMDGGSVGNVVHYEPSNVLILTGRASTINKLIEVIKRVDVIGTEKQQIIHLEYASAEDLAEILNQLISESHGKSQMPALLSAKIVADKRTNSLIISGPEKARQRITSLLKTLDVEESEEGNTRVYYLKYAKATNLVEVLTGVSEKLKDEKGNERKPSSSGAMDNVAITADEQTNSLVITADQSVQEKLATVIARLDIRRAQVLVEAIIVEVQDGNGLNLGVQWANKNVGAQQFTNTGLPIFNAAQGVADYKKNGGITSANPAWDMFSAYNGMAAGFFNGDWGVLLTALASNNKNDILATPSIVTLDNKLASFNVGQDVPVLSGSQTTSGDNVFNTVERKTVGTKLKVTPQVNEGDAVLLEIEQEVSSVDSSSNSTLGPTFNTRTIQNAVLVKTGETVVLGGLLDDFSKEQVSKVPLLGDIPLVGQLFRYTSTERAKRNLMVFIRPTIIRDDDVYRSLSKEKYTRYRQEQQQRIDGKSKALVGSEDLPVLDENTFDSHAPAPSSR; this is translated from the coding sequence ATGAAGGGACTGAATAAAATTACCTGCTGCCTGTTGGCAGCACTACTAATGCCTTGTGCAGGGCATGCCGAGAACGAACAATACGGCGCCAATTTCAATAACGCCGATATCCGCCAGTTTGTAGAAATAGTTAGCCAGCATCTCGGCAAAACGATTCTGATCGATCCCTCGGTACAGGGGACGATATCTGTCCGCAGCAATGATACGTTTAGCCAGCAAGAGTACTATCAATTCTTTTTGAGCATTCTCGATCTTTACGGTTATTCCGTCATCACGCTGGACAATGGTTTCCTGAAAGTGGTGCGCTCTGCCAATGTAAAAACGTCACCAGGAATGATTGCTGACAGTTCTCGTCCTGGCGCTGGTGATGAGTTAGTCACTCGTATCGTACCGCTTGAGAACGTTCCTGCTCGTGATCTTGCCCCTCTGCTTCGCCAAATGATGGATGGCGGCAGCGTCGGCAATGTTGTGCATTATGAACCCTCCAACGTTCTTATTCTGACCGGTCGAGCCTCCACCATTAATAAGCTTATTGAAGTCATCAAGCGTGTTGATGTCATCGGCACAGAGAAGCAGCAAATTATTCATCTGGAGTATGCGTCAGCGGAAGATCTCGCCGAAATTTTGAATCAATTAATCAGCGAAAGCCACGGTAAAAGCCAGATGCCAGCTCTCCTTTCCGCGAAGATTGTGGCAGATAAGCGTACGAACTCACTTATTATCAGCGGGCCGGAAAAGGCACGTCAGCGCATCACCTCATTACTGAAAACACTTGATGTAGAAGAGAGTGAGGAAGGAAATACCCGGGTCTATTATCTGAAATATGCCAAGGCCACGAATCTGGTGGAAGTGTTAACCGGTGTTTCCGAAAAGCTGAAAGATGAAAAAGGGAATGAGCGTAAGCCCTCCTCTTCTGGCGCGATGGATAACGTCGCCATTACCGCCGATGAACAGACCAACTCGTTGGTCATTACCGCTGACCAGTCCGTCCAGGAAAAACTCGCCACGGTAATTGCGCGTCTGGACATTCGCCGTGCACAGGTGCTGGTTGAGGCAATCATCGTTGAAGTTCAGGATGGAAATGGACTTAACCTCGGCGTGCAATGGGCGAATAAAAACGTTGGCGCACAGCAATTTACCAATACCGGATTACCGATTTTTAACGCTGCGCAAGGTGTGGCTGATTATAAAAAGAATGGTGGGATCACCAGCGCGAATCCTGCCTGGGATATGTTTAGCGCCTACAATGGCATGGCCGCAGGCTTCTTCAATGGCGACTGGGGCGTACTGCTTACCGCTCTGGCCAGTAACAATAAAAATGACATCCTCGCCACCCCAAGCATCGTAACGCTGGATAATAAACTCGCGTCCTTCAACGTTGGCCAGGATGTGCCGGTGCTATCCGGGTCACAGACCACTTCAGGCGACAACGTCTTTAATACAGTCGAACGCAAAACGGTGGGGACAAAACTCAAAGTCACTCCGCAGGTCAATGAAGGCGACGCGGTGTTGCTCGAAATAGAGCAGGAAGTCTCCAGCGTTGACTCTTCGTCTAACTCGACGCTCGGCCCGACGTTTAATACCCGTACTATTCAAAACGCCGTGCTGGTTAAAACAGGTGAAACGGTGGTCCTGGGCGGATTGCTGGACGATTTCTCTAAAGAGCAAGTGTCAAAGGTTCCTCTGCTTGGCGATATTCCTTTAGTGGGGCAACTTTTCCGCTATACCTCGACCGAGCGCGCTAAACGCAACCTGATGGTGTTTATCCGCCCGACGATTATTCGTGACGATGATGTTTATCGCTCGCTATCGAAAGAGAAATACACCCGTTACCGCCAGGAGCAACAACAGCGGATCGACGGTAAATCAAAAGCGCTGGTTGGCTCTGAAGATTTGCCTGTGCTGGATGAAAACACGTTCGACAGTCACGCCCCTGCGCCATCGTCACGGTGA
- the rplD gene encoding 50S ribosomal protein L4 codes for MELVLKDAQSALTVSETTFGRDFNEALVHQVVVAYAAGARQGTRAQKTRAEVTGSGKKPWRQKGTGRARSGSIKSPIWRSGGVTFAARPQDHSQKVNKKMYRGALKSILSELVRQDRLIVVEKFSVEAPKTKLLAQKLKDMALEDVLIITGELDENLFLAARNLHKVDVRDATGIDPVSLIAFDKVVMTADAVKQVEEMLA; via the coding sequence ATGGAATTAGTATTGAAAGACGCGCAGAGCGCGCTGACTGTTTCCGAAACTACCTTCGGTCGTGATTTCAACGAAGCGCTGGTTCACCAGGTTGTTGTTGCTTATGCAGCTGGTGCTCGTCAGGGTACTCGTGCTCAGAAGACTCGTGCTGAAGTAACTGGTTCCGGTAAAAAACCGTGGCGCCAGAAAGGCACCGGCCGTGCGCGTTCTGGTTCTATCAAGAGCCCGATCTGGCGTTCTGGTGGCGTGACCTTTGCTGCTCGTCCGCAGGACCACAGTCAAAAAGTTAACAAGAAGATGTACCGCGGCGCGCTGAAAAGCATCCTGTCCGAACTGGTACGTCAGGATCGTCTGATCGTTGTCGAGAAGTTCTCTGTAGAAGCGCCGAAAACTAAGCTGCTGGCACAGAAACTGAAAGACATGGCTCTGGAAGATGTGCTGATCATCACCGGTGAGCTGGACGAAAACCTGTTCCTGGCTGCGCGCAACCTGCACAAGGTTGACGTACGCGATGCAACTGGTATCGACCCGGTTAGCCTGATCGCCTTCGACAAAGTCGTAATGACTGCTGATGCTGTTAAGCAAGTTGAGGAGATGCTGGCATGA
- the gspB gene encoding putative general secretion pathway protein GspB codes for MFEFYIAAREQKETGHPGIFSRQKHSTIIYVICLLLICLWFAGMVLVGGYARQLWALWIVKAEVTVDAETPAFKQSTQHYFFKKQPLPVVESVEEEDDPGVAVENATSSSEDEENTVEESDEKAGLRERVKNALNELER; via the coding sequence ATGTTTGAATTCTATATCGCCGCGCGTGAGCAGAAAGAAACAGGTCACCCTGGTATCTTCTCCCGACAAAAACACAGCACCATAATATATGTCATTTGTTTATTGCTGATTTGCCTGTGGTTTGCAGGAATGGTGTTGGTTGGTGGGTATGCCAGGCAGCTATGGGCGCTTTGGATAGTAAAAGCAGAAGTCACAGTAGATGCTGAAACGCCTGCTTTTAAACAATCAACACAACACTATTTCTTCAAAAAACAGCCACTCCCCGTCGTCGAATCCGTCGAGGAGGAAGATGACCCAGGCGTCGCGGTTGAGAATGCCACCTCTTCTTCTGAAGACGAAGAAAATACTGTAGAAGAAAGCGACGAGAAAGCCGGTTTAAGAGAGCGTGTCAAAAATGCGCTGAACGAACTTGAGAGATAA
- the rpsS gene encoding 30S ribosomal protein S19, translating into MPRSLKKGPFIDLHLLKKVEKAVESGDKKPLRTWSRRSTIFPNMIGLTIAVHNGRQHVPVFVTDEMVGHKLGEFAPTRTYRGHAADKKAKKK; encoded by the coding sequence ATGCCACGTTCTCTCAAGAAAGGTCCTTTTATTGACCTGCACTTGCTGAAGAAGGTAGAGAAAGCGGTGGAAAGCGGAGACAAGAAGCCCCTGCGCACTTGGTCCCGTCGTTCAACGATCTTTCCTAACATGATCGGTTTGACCATCGCTGTCCATAATGGTCGTCAGCACGTTCCGGTATTTGTAACCGACGAAATGGTCGGTCACAAACTGGGTGAATTCGCACCGACTCGTACTTATCGCGGCCACGCTGCTGATAAAAAAGCGAAGAAGAAATAA
- the rpsC gene encoding 30S ribosomal protein S3 produces the protein MGQKVHPNGIRLGIVKPWNSTWFANTKEFADNLDSDFKVRQYLTKELAKASVSRIVIERPAKSIRVTIHTARPGIVIGKKGEDVEKLRKVVADIAGVPAQINIAEVRKPELDAKLVADSITSQLERRVMFRRAMKRAVQNAMRLGAKGIKVEVSGRLGGAEIARTEWYREGRVPLHTLRADIDYNTSEAHTTYGVIGVKVWIFKGEILGGMAAVEQPEKPAAQPKKQQRKGRK, from the coding sequence ATGGGTCAGAAAGTACATCCTAATGGTATTCGCCTGGGTATTGTAAAACCATGGAACTCTACCTGGTTTGCGAACACCAAAGAATTCGCTGACAACCTGGACAGCGATTTTAAAGTACGTCAGTACCTGACTAAGGAACTGGCTAAAGCGTCCGTATCTCGTATCGTTATCGAGCGTCCGGCTAAGAGCATCCGTGTAACCATTCACACTGCTCGCCCGGGTATCGTTATCGGTAAAAAAGGTGAAGACGTAGAAAAACTGCGTAAGGTCGTAGCGGACATCGCTGGCGTTCCTGCACAGATCAACATCGCCGAAGTTCGTAAGCCTGAACTGGACGCAAAACTGGTTGCTGACAGCATCACTTCTCAGCTGGAACGTCGCGTTATGTTCCGTCGTGCTATGAAGCGTGCTGTACAGAACGCAATGCGTCTGGGCGCTAAAGGTATTAAAGTTGAAGTTAGCGGCCGTCTGGGCGGCGCGGAAATCGCACGTACCGAATGGTACCGCGAAGGTCGCGTACCGCTGCACACTCTGCGTGCTGACATCGACTACAACACCTCTGAAGCGCACACCACTTACGGTGTAATCGGCGTTAAAGTGTGGATCTTCAAAGGCGAGATCCTGGGTGGTATGGCTGCTGTTGAACAACCGGAAAAACCGGCTGCTCAGCCTAAAAAGCAGCAGCGTAAAGGCCGTAAATAA
- the rpsJ gene encoding 30S ribosomal protein S10, with protein MQNQRIRIRLKAFDHRLIDQATAEIVETAKRTGAQVRGPIPLPTRKERFTVLISPHVNKDARDQYEIRTHLRLVDIVEPTEKTVDALMRLDLAAGVDVQISLG; from the coding sequence ATGCAGAACCAAAGAATCCGTATCCGCCTGAAAGCGTTTGATCATCGTCTGATCGATCAAGCAACCGCGGAAATCGTCGAGACTGCCAAGCGCACTGGTGCGCAGGTCCGTGGTCCGATCCCGCTGCCGACACGCAAAGAGCGCTTCACTGTTCTGATCTCCCCGCACGTCAACAAAGACGCGCGCGATCAGTACGAAATCCGTACTCACTTGCGTCTGGTTGACATCGTTGAGCCAACCGAGAAAACCGTTGATGCTCTGATGCGTCTGGATCTGGCTGCCGGTGTAGACGTGCAGATCAGCCTGGGTTAA
- the rplC gene encoding 50S ribosomal protein L3: protein MIGLVGKKVGMTRIFTEDGVSIPVTVIEVEANRVTQVKDLANDGYRAIQVTTGAKKANRVTKPEAGHFAKAGVEAGRGLWEFRLAEGEEFTVGQSISVELFADVKKVDVTGTSKGKGFAGTVKRWNFRTQDATHGNSLSHRVPGSIGQNQTPGKVFKGKKMAGQMGNERVTVQSLDVVRVDAERNLLLVKGAVPGATGSDLIVKPAVKA, encoded by the coding sequence ATGATTGGTTTAGTCGGTAAAAAAGTGGGTATGACCCGTATCTTCACAGAAGACGGCGTTTCTATCCCAGTAACCGTAATCGAAGTTGAAGCAAACCGCGTTACTCAGGTTAAAGACCTGGCTAACGATGGCTACCGTGCTATTCAGGTAACCACCGGTGCTAAAAAAGCTAACCGTGTGACCAAGCCTGAAGCTGGCCACTTCGCTAAAGCTGGCGTAGAAGCTGGCCGTGGTCTGTGGGAATTCCGCCTGGCTGAAGGCGAAGAGTTCACTGTAGGTCAGAGCATTAGCGTTGAACTGTTTGCTGACGTTAAAAAAGTTGACGTAACTGGCACCTCTAAAGGTAAAGGTTTCGCAGGTACCGTTAAGCGCTGGAACTTCCGTACCCAGGACGCTACTCACGGTAACTCCTTGTCTCACCGCGTTCCGGGTTCTATCGGTCAGAACCAGACTCCGGGCAAAGTGTTCAAAGGCAAGAAAATGGCAGGTCAGATGGGTAACGAACGTGTAACCGTTCAGAGCCTTGACGTAGTACGCGTTGACGCTGAGCGCAACCTGCTGCTGGTTAAAGGTGCTGTCCCGGGTGCAACCGGTAGCGACCTGATCGTTAAACCAGCTGTGAAGGCGTAA